From the genome of Chloroflexota bacterium, one region includes:
- the atpG gene encoding ATP synthase F1 subunit gamma, with protein sequence MPSLRDIRRRIRSVRNTAQITKAMELVAASRMRRAQQRVLAARPYAEAMSAMINQLGTARREGAALHPLLQQRAELRHVALVMLTTDRGLCGALNTNVIRRGTEFLLSTQREMELVTVGRKGQDFMARRGRSIRATFTQLGDRPDYMAIVPIARVIIDDYEQGRIDAAYLLYPKFISTLSQRPEITQILPITPPAATDGGQRAVEYIYEPDPRAILDELLPRYVEVEIYQAVLETVASEQSARMVAMRAANDNAKELIDGLTLTYNRARQAAITSEVNEIASAANAMAQRE encoded by the coding sequence GTGCCAAGCCTGCGAGACATCCGGCGGCGCATCCGCAGCGTGCGGAACACGGCGCAGATCACCAAGGCGATGGAGCTGGTGGCGGCGTCGCGCATGCGGCGGGCGCAGCAGCGCGTGCTCGCCGCCCGGCCCTATGCCGAGGCGATGAGCGCGATGATCAACCAGCTCGGCACGGCGCGGCGCGAGGGCGCTGCCCTCCACCCCTTGCTGCAGCAGCGTGCCGAGCTGCGCCACGTCGCTCTCGTGATGCTGACCACCGACCGCGGACTGTGCGGCGCGCTCAACACGAACGTCATCCGCCGCGGCACGGAGTTCCTGCTCAGCACTCAGCGGGAGATGGAGCTGGTCACGGTGGGACGCAAGGGCCAGGACTTCATGGCCCGCCGCGGCCGGTCCATCCGCGCCACGTTCACCCAGCTCGGCGACCGCCCCGACTACATGGCCATCGTGCCGATCGCGCGGGTGATCATCGACGACTACGAGCAGGGGCGGATCGACGCCGCCTACCTGCTCTATCCGAAGTTCATCTCGACGCTGAGCCAGCGTCCAGAGATCACCCAGATCCTGCCCATCACCCCGCCCGCGGCGACCGATGGCGGCCAGCGCGCGGTCGAGTACATCTACGAGCCCGACCCGCGGGCGATCCTCGACGAGCTGCTGCCGCGCTACGTCGAGGTGGAGATCTACCAGGCCGTCCTCGAGACAGTCGCCAGCGAGCAGAGCGCCCGGATGGTCGCCATGCGGGCGGCGAACGACAATGCCAAGGAGCTGATCGACGGCTTGACCCTGACCTACAACCGGGCGCGCCAGGCCGCGATCACCAGCGAGGTCAACGAGATCGCCAGCGCGGCCAACGCGATGGCCCAGCGAGAGTGA